In Aspergillus fumigatus Af293 chromosome 4, whole genome shotgun sequence, one genomic interval encodes:
- a CDS encoding SGNH/GDSL hydrolase family protein: MRLFNRFYALCALAVCSILVSALFLTSQHYYRRVVPPHLAATEFHAAGSFDRRLVVFGDSWSDNNAGAIQGSVWTEWLCSMYSCHHENMAQTAKSLRGNYIGSVVDNEKLSNTMLNMYKTPLADFKAQVKQWTTAERAALESLSDEKIASRQNNTIVVVSFGIWDLWNMIGKSYEDSINVVDHSIQVIMDQLNVLSQLWVINNLKVILTLTPDVTFLPAFKPTAAEQRVSHYKDTVKLTEYWNRKLRDAAEQWVQGAIYLFDTNAFVADLIKDWQLFAAGVEESNGLGKNQDPGWVNVEDACVQSGQQWVMATKEKQCENPDKYLFWNEMHLGPSAHRLMGTEVFHGIEEMWLR; encoded by the exons ATGAGACTCTTCAACCGATTCTACGCCTTGTGCGCCTTGGCAGTATGTAGCATTTTGGTGTCAGCATTGTTCCTCACCTCGCAGCACTATTATCGCCGAGTAGTTCCGCCCCATTTGGCGGCTACGGAGTTTCACGCTGCGGGCTCCTTTGATCGGAGATTGGTTGTCTTTGGTGATTCGTGGAGCGACAACAATGCGGGCGCGATTCAGGGGTCGGTATGGACCGAATGGCTGTGCTCAATG TACTCCTGTCACCATGAAAACATGGCGCAAACAGCAAAATCTCTAAGAGGAAATTACATTGGCTCCGTTGTGGACAACGAGAAGCTCTCAAACACCATGCTCAATATGTACAAGACACCGCTGGCGGATTTTAAGGCGCAAGTTAAACAATGGACGACGGCGGAGAGAGCAGCCCTGGAGTCCTTGTCCGACGAGAAGATCGCATCCCGTCAAAATAACACTATTGTTGTTGTCTCGTTTGGGATCTGGGACTTATGGAACATGATCGGAAAGAGCTACGAAGATTCGATCAATGTGGTTGATCATAGTATCCAGGTGATCATGGACCAGCTCAATGTGCTCTCTCAGCTCTGGGTCATAAATAACCTCAAAGTCATTCTCACACTGACACCGGATGTGACTTTCCTTCCAGCATTTAAGCCGACAGCAGCCGAACAGCGCGTCAGTCACTACAAAGACACGGTCAAGCTGACGGAGTATTGGAATCGCAAATTGCGTGATGCTGCAGAACAATGGGTGCAAGGCGCCATCTACCTGTTCGACACCAATGCATTTGTGGCGGACCTTATCAAAGACTGGCAGCTCTTCGCTGCCGGGGTGGAGGAATCCAACGGGCTTGGAAAAAATCAGGATCCGGGCTGGGTGAACGTTGAAGACGCATGCGTCCAGAGTGGCCAGCAATGGGTAATGGCCACCAAGGAGAAACAATGTGAAAATCCGGACAAGTACCTTTTCTG GAACGAAATGCATCTTGGCCCATCAGCCCATCGTCTCATGGGAACTGAAGTGTTCCATGGGATAGAAGAAATGTGGCTCCGGTAA